TTCCACTTTTTGTTCTCCTAGCTCCAAGCCTTCTTCGTGGTGTCAGACGACATCATGGATTCATCCCTCACCCGACGGGGCAAGATCTGCTGGTATCAGAAGGTAAAGTGGGCGGGAAGGCAGCGGTGGGCATGGGAACAGGCCACGGGGAGATGGTCACGTGGAGCCTGTGGAGGTGTTCAGAGTTACAGGTTCTCGGTATGAGTCTAGGCCAAAGActgattgcttgtttttttgtgtcTTTGACAGCCAGGCATAGGTTTGGATGCAATCAATGATGCTTTCCTTCTGGAAGCATGTGTCTACCGCCTGCTGAAGTTCTACTGCCGGGAGCAGCCCTATTATATGAACCTGATTGAGCTCTTCCTGCAGGTGTGCTGCAGACCAGGGCTCAGTGCCCAGAGGCTGCCCACAGTAGCCTTGGCCTCTGTAGGACATTCTCGTCTAGCTTGTTTCGGGACACAGGAGATACCTCGGTTTGCCTGGATGGGGAAGTAATTGAGGAAGGGAAtcggggagggtggtggtggcgAGAGGGGCTTCTGTGTCTCTGTGACTGAGGAGTGGTAAGGGACTGTGTGTGTGACTGGATGGGCCTTGAGTCTTgggcccctctctccctcctgctgtcTTTCTGACGGCCCAGGTGTCATCTGGTATGGGATGTAGGGCCCAAGATTTCAGGGTTCTCCAGCCCCGGAGAAAGCCCAGGTCATGGgccattttcctcttccttagaGTTCTTATCAGACCGAGATCGGACAGACCCTGGACCTCATCACGGCCCCCCAGGGCAATGTAGATCTTGGCAGATTCACTGAAAAGAGGTGAGGGACCATGGGAACCATATCTGGACAGTGAgggagggctggggccaggggcgTTATCCTTCTGAGGAGTTTATCTTCTCCCCGTACTCAGGTACAAATCTATCGTCAAGTACAAGACAGCTTTCTACTCCTTTTACCTTCCTGTAGCTGCTGCTATGTATATGGTGAGTGAGCCTCCCCGCCCTCGCTGCCTTGCCCATGTGGGCTTTTGGATAGGAGGCCACAGGGCAGACAACTTTGGACAGTCTGGTGCCCCCATTGAATGGCTGTGTGatcctgagcaagttacttaatctctctgagtctgtttcctcagctgtaagatGAGGATAAAAATCCCCACCCATGGAACTACTGTGAAAATTAACTGAGTGGTTAATATGAATGTGGATGGCCCATCAAGGGGGAACAATAAATCCTCCATCTGAGTACGGATAGGAGTGGGGAGGATATAATTCAGGCTGAGAGGGAGGAGACTGGATTCGGAGGTGGTCAGTGGGATTAACTGTCTATGCTGACCCTCTCCAAGTTTCCTTTTCATCCTGAAAGAATTTGGAAATGGCAAAATGATTAGGAAGAAGGATCAGAGTGACTCAGGGACTGAGCCTTGTGAGAGAAGAGATAGTATGAGGGCCTCCAGAATGGACTCGCCTCTGCTATGACTCACAGGAAGACCTAGCTAAAATAAGTGGGATAGGGGCTGGACCATCAGTCAGGACTTCCTAGATCAGGGAAGCCAGGGATGTCTGAAAGGAGAGGACAGAAGATTTGGGGGCTGCACTGGGGCAAGACCTCGTGGAATGAAGCGGCCACAGGAAGATGAAGGCACCTCTGGTGTATGGCTTGTTCATCCCCTTTTCACTGTAGGCGGGCATTGATGGGGAGAAGGAGCATGCCAATGCCAAGAAGATCCTGCTGGAGATGGGAGAGTTCTTTCAGATCCAGGTAGGAAGGCATGAGGCACTGGCAGAGAAAAGGCTCCAACTCCTCTTTCCCTGCCTTGGAGCCTCTTCATTCCTCCTTTTCTgcacctgcccccacccaggaTGATTACCTTGATCTCTTTGGGGATCCCAGTGTGATGGGCAAGATCGGCACTGACATCCAGGACAACAAGTGCAGCTGGCTGGTGGTTCAGTGTCTGCAACGGGCCTCTCCGGAACAGCGCCAGATCCTGCAGGTGCCTGAGAGAGGGCTGTGGATCCCTGAGCTGCTGAAAAAGGGGATAGAGCAGTGGTTCT
The genomic region above belongs to Phocoena sinus isolate mPhoSin1 chromosome 1, mPhoSin1.pri, whole genome shotgun sequence and contains:
- the FDPS gene encoding farnesyl pyrophosphate synthase isoform X3, whose translation is MNGDQKLDVYAQERQDFIQHFSQIVKVLTEEDIGHPETGDAIARLKEVLEYNAIGGKYHRGLTVLVAFRELVEPRKQDAESLWRALTVGWCVELLQAFFVVSDDIMDSSLTRRGKICWYQKPGIGLDAINDAFLLEACVYRLLKFYCREQPYYMNLIELFLQSSYQTEIGQTLDLITAPQGNVDLGRFTEKRYKSIVKYKTAFYSFYLPVAAAMYMAGIDGEKEHANAKKILLEMGEFFQIQDDYLDLFGDPSVMGKIGTDIQDNKCSWLVVQCLQRASPEQRQILQENYGQKEAEKVARVKALYEEMNLRAVFTQYEEHSYSRIMGLIEQYAAPLPPAIFLGLANKIYKRKK
- the FDPS gene encoding farnesyl pyrophosphate synthase isoform X4 — protein: MDSSLTRRGKICWYQKPGIGLDAINDAFLLEACVYRLLKFYCREQPYYMNLIELFLQSSYQTEIGQTLDLITAPQGNVDLGRFTEKRYKSIVKYKTAFYSFYLPVAAAMYMAGIDGEKEHANAKKILLEMGEFFQIQDDYLDLFGDPSVMGKIGTDIQDNKCSWLVVQCLQRASPEQRQILQENYGQKEAEKVARVKALYEEMNLRAVFTQYEEHSYSRIMGLIEQYAAPLPPAIFLGLANKIYKRKK